The following proteins are encoded in a genomic region of Oryza brachyantha chromosome 11, ObraRS2, whole genome shotgun sequence:
- the LOC102702222 gene encoding probable serine/threonine-protein kinase WNK6 has translation MVPPEAAAADFVADEQPEPPDEDPDVAEADPTGRYLRYKEIIGSGSSKTVYKAFDAVDGIEVAWGKVEINDRIMGSSKELQRLCTEIQLLKSLKHKHILKLYASWVDTRNRTVNIVTELFTSGNLREYRTKHKKVDMKAMRRWAKQILTGLEYLHSQKPPIIHRDLKCDNIFINGNHGKVKIGDFGLAMVMQQRKTQSIQGTVEFMAPELFGENYNELVDIYSFGMCMLEMVTCECPYSECKGFVQIYKKITEGVKPVALSKVKDAELRNFIESCLTSVSDRLPASELLKSPFLQKDGANEQSSNPVQEQVKFTENSSLDSKDVPIFVSLVPNDTVNGKEKSFSLVLQKGDFVLEGNMSNTNPVMLFLRFPSPPDGKFKNVQFCFDMEKDTSLSVSSEMVEQLELPEWNPAFPELIDAFLLHIFPSWKPCVKVGKMLPSSS, from the exons ATGGTGCctccggaggcggcggcggcggacttcgTCGCCGACGAGCAGCCGGAGCCGCCCGACGAAGACCCCGACGTCGCCGAGGCCGACCCCACCGGCCGCTACCTCCGG TACAAGGAGATCATCGGATCAGGATCCTCCAAGACAGT ATACAAGGCTTTTGACGCGGTGGATGGAATAGAGGTGGCCTGGGGCAAGGTGGAGATAAACGATCGCATCATGGGTTCTTCCAAGGAACTGCAGCGGCTTTGCACGGAAATCCAGCTGCTGAAATCGCTCAAGCACAAGCACATCCTCAAGCTCTACGCCTCGTGGGTTGACACCAGGAACAGGACGGTTAACATTGTCACCGAGCTGTTCACATCTGGTAATTTGAGAGA GTACCGTACAAAGCATAAGAAAGTTGACATGAAAGCAATGAGACGATGGGCAAAACAAATACTGACAGGGCTGGAATATCTACATAGTCAGAAGCCACCAATCATACATAGGGACTTGAAGTGTGACAACATTTTCATCAATGGAAACCATGGCAAAGTGAAGATTGGGGATTTTGGTTTAGCAATGGTCATGCAGCAAAGGAAAACACAGAGTATTCAAG GCACCGTTGAATTCATGGCACCAGAGCTTTTTGGTGAGAATTACAATGAGCTTGttgatatatattcttttggaATGTGCATGCTTGAAATGGTGACGTGTGAATGTCCATACAGCGAATGCAAGGGCTTTGTTCAGATATACAAGAAGATAACTGAA GGTGTAAAGCCAGTCGCTCTCTCCAAAGTCAAGGATGCAGAACTGAGAAATTTCATTGAGAGCTGTCTAACTTCAGTATCTGACAGATTGCCTGCAAGTGAGCTCTTGAAGAGCCCTTTTCTTCAGAAGGATGGTGCGAACGAACAAAGCTCAAATCCAGTGCAAGAACAAGTAAAATTTACAGAAAACTCAAGCCTGGATTCTAAAGATGTACCAATTTTTGTCTCTCTGGTGCCGAATGATACTGTCAATGGGAAGGAGAAATCTTTCAGTTTGGTGCTTCAAAAGGGTGATTTTGTATTAGAAGGGAACATGAGCAACACCAACCCTGTCATGTTGTTTCTGCGATTCCCTTCACCTCCTGATG GTAAGTTTAAGAATGTTCAGTTCTGCTTCGACATGGAGAAGGATACAAGCCTGTCGGTGTCCTCGGAGATGGTTGAGCAGCTCGAGCTGCCTGAATGGAATCCTGCCTTTCCCGAGTTGATAGATGCCTTCTTACTCCACATTTTTCCTAGCTGGAAACCCTGCGTTAAAGTTGGTAAGATGCTCCCGAGTTCTTCCTAG